From the Williamwhitmania taraxaci genome, the window GTCCTTCAAGGTTTCATAGCCCTTTACAACCAGCCTATCGTCCTTACTAATCCCTGATACAATTTCTACTTTATTGGCGTTCTCAATGCCGAGCAATATCTCCTTTTGATGAGCAATTCTTTTGTCCACGACAAAAACATACTGCACATCATTATTGCGCATTATCAATTCTTTCGGTATCACAATCGTATTTTTCTTCTGGCTTAGAATAATATCGGCATTCACGAACATGCCCGGTTTTAGTTGTAGCTTAGAGTTACCAATCTCCACCCTACCCTTAAATGTTCTTGTCTCTGCGCTGATGGCTGGCGAAATATCGGTAATCGTCCCCCAAAGGGTATCGTTTGGAAGATTATAGCTGGTAAGCCTTACCTTGAACCCTTGCTTAATTTGTGAGATATATTTCTCGGGGAGATTTATTTCCATATACATCTTACCAAAATCCATTACCGTAAAAAGAGGTTGACCTGCGGCAATCTGAACGCCCTGCGTATAGTATGGCAATTCCACAAGGATTCCGCTAAACGGTGCATTCACTTTCATTTTTGCCAGTTTCAGTTGGGCATTTTTATAGTCATACTTGGCATTAGTAAAGTTAACCTCTGAGTTCCTCAGTTCGCGCTGGGTAACGCCTCCCTTTTCAAAAAGCGATTCCTGCTTACGAAACTCCTGCTCAGCAAGGTCGAGGTTCAGTTTTTTTGAGTCAATTGCAATACTGTTTTCGAACTCAGCATCCTCAATGGATATAACTACGTTATTTGCGGTTACCTTATCGCCTAGTCGGAATTGACGACCCGTAGCAGGATTATTTCGAAGGGTGTAAGCTCCTGTGATTTCCGATTTAAATTCAGCTTTTTGCATCGGATAAACCGTGCCATTGGTATTGATAAGTTCCTCTATGGACGAAAGAACGATGGGGCTTACCGACACAGGAATCTCCGGGTCATTGGAACGCACAGGCTCATTATTGTTACACGAAATGGCCGTAAAGGCTATTGCTATAAGGATAATGGAAACTCTATTTTTCATGGTAGCAAAGTGTTATTGTTTTACTTGACTTTCGGAGGTAGGAACAATGGCTCGTTGGTTCTCGAAATCGTATAATGTTTGTATTTTCATATTTAGAAGGCCCTGCTTATAATCAATTTGGGCCTGTAGAAGGGACATCTTTTTCTCGGAGAGTTGATTCTGGTAGAGTTTTAGATCCATGCTGGTTAAATCGCCATTACGGTAACGTTCAAGATTAATTTCATAAGTCAACTGAGCATTTTTTTCGTTTTGGCGGGCAATATCAATCTGATTCAGCTGATTTTTCAGACTACGGTGGATTTTTCGGATGTTTAGTTCAATCTGTTTTTGCTCCGTTCCTAGATTTAACTCCGACGATTTGACCACCGCTTGTTGAGCTTTAACGCGCGCTTTTTTCTCACCCCAATCGTAAATGGGAATATTGAAACTAATCGAAACCTTAGGAGAGGTCGATGGCGTTTCATAAACATTTGCTGCCTTGGGATTATCGCCCATTAGGCCTAAGGACAAATTAACATCGCCCTTAAACTCGTTTAGTGCTTGTGTGCGAATAAGATCGAACTGGGAGTTTTCTATATCAATCTGGCGCTGACGAAGCTCCATCCGCGCGCTCAAAGCCTGTCTTACAGCAAAGTCTACGTCAATTACAACTGGATTAACGGAAATATCGGCAAGGGCAATAGCTTCCTCGGAAAAAGGAATACCCACGTATAGTTTAAAATCATCCTGTATGTTTTCTCGATCAACCTTACGGTTTTCTAAACCAGACTTGGCATTCATTAAGTTAAGCTCCGCTTGGTAGAACTGCTCCTTTGC encodes:
- a CDS encoding efflux RND transporter periplasmic adaptor subunit, translated to MKNRVSIILIAIAFTAISCNNNEPVRSNDPEIPVSVSPIVLSSIEELINTNGTVYPMQKAEFKSEITGAYTLRNNPATGRQFRLGDKVTANNVVISIEDAEFENSIAIDSKKLNLDLAEQEFRKQESLFEKGGVTQRELRNSEVNFTNAKYDYKNAQLKLAKMKVNAPFSGILVELPYYTQGVQIAAGQPLFTVMDFGKMYMEINLPEKYISQIKQGFKVRLTSYNLPNDTLWGTITDISPAISAETRTFKGRVEIGNSKLQLKPGMFVNADIILSQKKNTIVIPKELIMRNNDVQYVFVVDKRIAHQKEILLGIENANKVEIVSGISKDDRLVVKGYETLKDNSKVKVIR
- a CDS encoding TolC family protein — its product is MIRKLVLLLITVSFFCIGFTPADGQTVYTLERALDVAGNQSPDIIQSLLNLERFKESLNAQRAGLKSKFQLNVTPIEYENSRNFNSTYSTWINTESTTSSGTFSIVQPILPTDATVSLNNNAAWRKNYSDFSKTETKSYSNNLYLNIQQPLFTYNKRKMELRELELDYEKANLNYSMQRLNLEKNVSQYFYNLFLAQKNLTIAEDELEKTQKSYEIIENKVSAGLAAKEQFYQAELNLMNAKSGLENRKVDRENIQDDFKLYVGIPFSEEAIALADISVNPVVIDVDFAVRQALSARMELRQRQIDIENSQFDLIRTQALNEFKGDVNLSLGLMGDNPKAANVYETPSTSPKVSISFNIPIYDWGEKKARVKAQQAVVKSSELNLGTEQKQIELNIRKIHRSLKNQLNQIDIARQNEKNAQLTYEINLERYRNGDLTSMDLKLYQNQLSEKKMSLLQAQIDYKQGLLNMKIQTLYDFENQRAIVPTSESQVKQ